In one Carassius carassius chromosome 48, fCarCar2.1, whole genome shotgun sequence genomic region, the following are encoded:
- the LOC132131791 gene encoding yjeF N-terminal domain-containing 3-like, translated as MNHSSNEKEPETIESLRYLSKTEVATIEMELLRDYRFGQQQLIEIWGHACAIAVTKAFPLSSLSKKQPTLLVVCGPEQNGSIGLVCARHLRMFEYEPTIFYPKRSPESLHQDFTVQCEKMDIPFLSYLPTEVQLLNDAYNLVIDAILGPETEHKEDKEPYAGMLVTLKQVKIPIVSMDVPSGWDVDEPAKDGINPEVLISLTAPKKCATGFSGKHFLAGRFLPYDIQKKFELNLPEFPGTECVIEL; from the exons ATGAACCACAGCTCCAACGAGAAAGAACCTGAGACCATAGAGTCACTGCGATATCTCAG TAAAACGGAGGTGGCGACCATTGAGATGGAGCTCCTGAGGGACTATCGCTTTGGGCAGCAGCAGCTGATTGAAATATGGGGCCATGCTTGTGCTATTGCTGTCACAAAG GCTTTTCCTTTGAGCTCCCTGAGTAAAAAGCAGCCCACCCTGCTGGTTGTTTGTGGTCCTGAGCAGAACGGCTCCATTGGTCTGGTGTGTGCCCGCCATCTGCGCATGTTT GAATATGAGCCCACCATATTCTATCCCAAGCGCTCTCCTGAGAGTTTGCACCAGGACTTCACTGTTCAGTGTGAGAAAATGGACATCCCTTTCCTGTCCTATCTTCCTACGGAG GTCCAGCTGTTAAATGACGCCTACAATCTGGTGATCGATGCCATCCTGGGACCAGAAACCGAGCACAAGGAGGATAAAGAGCCCTACGCTGGGATGCTGGTGACTCTCAAACAGGTCAAAATACCCATCGTTAGCATGGACGTGCCTTCAG GTTGGGATGTTGACGAACCCGCCAAAGATGGGATAAATCCAGAAGTTCTCATTTCTCTGACAGCTCCCAAAAAGTGCGCAACAGGTTTCTCAGGAAAACATTTTCTGGCGGGACGATTCCTGCCCTATGACATTCAGAAAAAATTTGAACTTAATCTGCCAGAATTCCCCGGCACGGAATGTGTTATTGAACTGTAG